The following proteins come from a genomic window of Salvia hispanica cultivar TCC Black 2014 chromosome 4, UniMelb_Shisp_WGS_1.0, whole genome shotgun sequence:
- the LOC125220336 gene encoding uncharacterized protein LOC125220336, translating into MSPYRPVFGKMCHLPVGIEHKAYWAVKEMSMKPSAYEEERKLQLQELEELRLESYESAMWYKERTKLWHDKNLRVKELHVGQKVLLFQSRLKLMPGKLKSKWIGPYTIVGLRANGSVEI; encoded by the coding sequence ATGTCGCCTTATAGGCCGGTGTTTGGCAAAATGTGCCACCTGCCCGTGGGTATAgagcacaaggcgtactgggcGGTCAAGGAGATGAGTATGAAGCCTTCGGCTTAtgaagaggaaaggaagctTCAGCTACAAGAGCTGGAGGAACTAAGGCTGGAGTCTTACGAGTCTGCTATGTGGTACAAGGAAAGGACgaagttatggcatgacaagaaTCTCCGAGTCAAGGAACTCCATGTGGGACAAaaggtgctccttttccaatcccgGCTCAAGCTGATGCCAGGAAAGTTGAAGTCTAAGTGGATCGGTCCTTATACCATCGTCGGCCTCCGCGCGAATGGATCAGTAGAAATCTAG